The Papaver somniferum cultivar HN1 chromosome 3, ASM357369v1, whole genome shotgun sequence genome includes a region encoding these proteins:
- the LOC113355213 gene encoding trans-resveratrol di-O-methyltransferase-like — translation MEFTSQSEENNELMLAQAHVYNHVYSYVSCMSLKCAVQLGIPDIIHNHGQVPITLSSLVDNLSIPLTRTDSVERLMRFLVHSGFFTTQKINESEEEGYLLTPSSKLLLKDDNTRFTLSPFVLTVVDPFVLTPFLSLSSSFKESGVLTAFEASHGVAFWNFLERDSELNKNFCSMMANDSRLLMSVVVDEGKKVFQNLKSLIDVGGGTGAASQVIIEAFPHLKCTVLDFPHVVANSPHAGKLSNNLKFVAGDMFESIPHADSILLKFTLHNWTDKECVKILKKCGEAIPSREQGGKVIIVDAVVEEQKNKQEKKPITTETQLMFDMVMMTMFGGKERTEKEWEKIFLESGFTDYKITPISGFRSLIEVYP, via the exons ATGGAGTTTACTAGTCAAAGCGAGGAGAATAATGAGCTGATGCTAGCACAAGCTCACGTCTATAACCATGTTTATAGTTATGTAAGCTGCATGTCCCTGAAATGTGCTGTTCAATTAGGCATACCAGACATTATCCACAACCATGGCCAAGTACCCATCACTCTCTCGAGCCTCGTAGACAATCTCTCTATACCATTGACAAGAACTGATTCGGTCGAACGTCTCATGCGCTTTTTGGTTCACTCCGGGTTTTTTACCACACAAAAAATTAATGAAAGTGAAGAGGAAGGATATTTGCTCACCCCATCTTCGAAGCTCTTACTAAAAGATGATAATACTAGATTTACATTGTCACCCTTTGTGCTCACTGTGGTGGATCCTTTCGTGCTAACACCTTTTCTTTCCTTGAGCTCAAGTTTCAAAGAAAGCGGAGTATTAACAGCATTCGAGGCTAGTCATGGTGTGGCCTTCTGGAATTTCTTGGAGCGCGACTCTGAGCTTAACAAGAACTTCTGTAGTATGATGGCTAATGACTCTCGCTTGTTGATGAGTGTAGTTGTGGACGAGGGTAAAAAGGTATTCCAGAATTTGAAATCTTTGATTGATGTAGGAGGTGGGACAGGGGCTGCTTCGCAAGTCATTATTGAAGCCTTCCCGCATCTGAAATGCACTGTTCTCGACTTTCCACATGTGGTTGCAAACTCACCTCATGCAGGGAAGTTGTCAAACAACTTAAAATTCGTTGCTGGTGATATGTTTGAGTCCATCCCTCATGCCGACTCAATTCTATTGAAG TTTACGCTTCATAATTGGACTGATAAGGAGTGCGTAAAAATACTTAAGAAATGTGGAGAAGCAATTCCGTCCAGGGAGCAGGGAGGTAAGGTGATTATAGTAGATGCTGTGGTTGAAGAGcagaaaaacaaacaagaaaagaaGCCAATAACTACTGAAACCCAACTAATGTTCGATATGGTGATGATGACTATGTTTGGTGGTAAAGAAAGAACGGAAAAAGAATGGGAGAAAATTTTCCTGGAGTCGGGTTTTACGGATTATAAGATAACTCCAATTTCTGGGTTTCGTTCCCTTATTGAGGTATATCCTTGA
- the LOC113360881 gene encoding salicylate carboxymethyltransferase-like: MDQATQHLYMNKGISEISYSSNSSVQKKAIYKTKPVVEEAVLDVLSKFYSNTTISATEKIQSICVADLGCSSGPNTVLVISDLLNTIYNKFRESAMVMPEIIVFLNDLPENDFNTLFKDFKSLSDELKITNDFGPCFIAGMPGTFYGRLFPSNSVHFVHSSYSLHWLSQVPTGNESNKGNVYIAKSSPPSVVEAYSKQFKKDFIAFLKCRSEELIKRGRMVLTLLGRRSSDPTSKECCSLLGLLSKALNDMVLEGVVEEEKLDMCNFPVYFPCLEEVKAIIQNEGSFVVNHLETFHVNWDGSDSSEVGLMTDTLRSSNLIANSIRAISESLLTSHFGEEIINEVFVRFGEIVEEYVVKEKTEYTNLVISVTKGDMI, from the exons ATGGATCAAGCCACTCAACATCTCTACATGAATAAGGGCATTTCAGAAATTAGTTATTCCTCTAACTCATCAGTTCAG AAGAAAGCTATATACAAAACGAAGCCAGTGGTAGAGGAAGCAGTACTGGATGTATTATCGAAGTTCTATAGTAATACTACCATCTCTGCAACTGAGAAGATTCAGAGTATATGCGTTGCAgatttaggttgttcttctggcCCAAATACAGTGCTGGTCATTTCTGATCTGTTGAACACTATTTACAACAAATTTCGTGAGTCTGCCATGGTTATGCCCGAGATCATCGTGTTTCTTAATGATCTTCCTGAGAATGACTTTAACACCCTTTTCAAGGACTTCAAAAGTTTGTCTGAcgaattaaaaattacaaatgatTTTGGACCATGTTTTATTGCTGGGATGCCTGGCACATTTTATGGTAGACTTTTTCCAAGTAACAGTGTTCACTTTGTTCATTCTTCCTACAGTCTCCACTGGTTATCTCAG GTTCCTACAGGGAATGAGAGCAATAAGGGGAACGTGTATATAGCAAAATCAAGTCCTCCATCGGTGGTTGAAGCGTATTCAAAGCAGTTCAAGAAAGATTTTATCGCATTTTTGAAGTGTCGTTCTGAGGAACTAATCAAGAGAGGACGAATGGTGTTAACACTCTTGGGTAGGAGAAGTTCAGATCCTACCAGTAAAGAGTGTTGCTCTTTACTGGGGCTATTATCCAAGGCACTCAACGACATGGTTTTAGAG GGAGTGGTTGAAGAGGAGAAATTAGATATGTGTAACTTTCCGGTTTATTTTCCGTGCCTTGAAGAAGTCAAAGCCATAATTCAGAATGAAGGTTCGTTCGTGGTTAATCACCTAGAGACATTTCACGTGAACTGGGATGGCAGTGATTCTAGCGAAGTAGGTTTGATGACAGACACTCTCAGAAGTAGCAATCTCATTGCTAACAGCATCAGAGCCATCTCAGAATCCTTGCTAACGAGTCACTTCGGGGAGGAGATAATAAATGAAGTGTTTGTTAGGTTCGGGGAGATAGTTGAAGAATATGTTGTCAAAGAGAAAACCGAGTACACTAACCTTGTTATTTCCGTGACCAAGGGCGACATGATCTAA